From the Candidatus Binatia bacterium genome, one window contains:
- a CDS encoding acyl-CoA dehydrogenase family protein, translating into MSEAFFHEDMQWFLRNRVDWSDLLRIQGRSAVSVDDELATYTATLETADAICRDLEKECRLHWHEEAQLVDDEVKVPPFIAAGYERLRQAGLVCLPISPDFGGYGLPFLINTFYLEMLARANSSLMTIVGLQTGVAGDIERYGSEDIKQRYLPKLTSGEWQGSMDLTEPNAGSDLGGIVTRVTEEQGRFFLDGEKIFITNGGSQVHLVLAREAGMFQETRGTTNGLSLVLVPAFLPDGSRNRMRVTRVERKMGLHGSPTCAVEFDHAEGFILGTRGRGFRAMLDLMNSARLGVAAQALGLGQAAFEEALNYAKQRVQFDAPIIQQPLVKSMLTQMTINLQAARALLYRTSALVDRLESLRRALASAGSSPPAEWRQEFELLTQTVRLLTPLCKYYATEISNDVARKAIQIHGGLGYMAESHVAHLHCDSIITTIYEGTSEIQASFALKEMSKGSLFTVLDQIVAEVQELKSAYPEDCQRIEELTNKWIQGSLPSLLEDPRYALLNAKRLVEMVIDIIAAVELLHQAKRSEGKRLAARSFLDRRALAIEMGARRIQSGDVKRLTRYDKILGIDAEAAPTP; encoded by the coding sequence ATGAGCGAGGCATTTTTCCACGAGGACATGCAGTGGTTCCTCCGCAACCGCGTCGATTGGTCAGATCTTCTTCGCATCCAAGGGCGCAGCGCGGTGTCGGTGGACGATGAGCTCGCAACCTATACCGCAACTCTAGAAACGGCCGACGCCATTTGCCGCGACCTTGAAAAGGAATGCCGACTGCATTGGCACGAAGAGGCGCAACTCGTGGATGACGAGGTCAAAGTCCCCCCTTTCATTGCCGCCGGCTACGAACGACTGCGCCAGGCAGGTCTCGTCTGTTTACCAATTTCTCCCGACTTCGGCGGTTACGGGTTGCCGTTCCTGATCAACACGTTTTATCTGGAAATGCTCGCGCGGGCCAACTCCAGCTTGATGACCATTGTCGGCCTGCAAACCGGCGTCGCTGGCGACATTGAGCGTTACGGCTCAGAAGACATCAAACAGCGCTACCTGCCCAAACTCACGAGTGGCGAATGGCAAGGCAGCATGGACCTCACCGAGCCCAACGCCGGCTCCGACCTCGGTGGGATCGTGACTCGCGTGACCGAAGAGCAAGGCCGCTTTTTTCTCGACGGAGAAAAAATCTTCATTACCAACGGCGGTTCGCAGGTTCATCTCGTGCTCGCCCGCGAGGCAGGAATGTTTCAGGAAACGCGCGGGACAACCAATGGCCTCAGTTTGGTTTTGGTTCCCGCGTTCTTACCCGACGGCAGCCGAAACCGGATGCGGGTCACGCGTGTCGAGCGGAAAATGGGATTGCACGGTTCTCCTACTTGCGCCGTAGAATTCGACCACGCGGAGGGCTTCATTCTCGGCACTCGCGGACGAGGTTTTCGCGCCATGCTCGATCTGATGAACAGTGCGCGGCTCGGAGTTGCTGCGCAAGCGCTAGGGCTCGGCCAAGCAGCCTTCGAGGAAGCGTTGAACTACGCCAAGCAGCGCGTCCAGTTCGACGCGCCGATCATCCAGCAGCCGCTGGTAAAGTCGATGCTCACGCAAATGACCATCAATTTACAAGCGGCGCGCGCGTTACTCTACCGCACGTCGGCTCTCGTTGACCGGCTGGAAAGCCTGCGGCGCGCATTGGCATCGGCTGGATCCTCTCCCCCGGCAGAGTGGCGGCAGGAGTTTGAGCTGCTCACGCAAACCGTGCGGCTACTCACTCCGCTCTGCAAGTACTACGCAACCGAGATCAGTAACGACGTCGCCCGCAAAGCGATTCAGATTCATGGGGGGCTGGGGTACATGGCAGAGTCGCACGTCGCGCACCTCCACTGCGACTCGATTATTACGACGATTTACGAAGGCACGTCGGAAATCCAAGCGAGCTTCGCCCTCAAGGAGATGAGCAAGGGTAGCCTGTTTACGGTGCTCGACCAAATTGTTGCCGAAGTGCAGGAGCTCAAAAGCGCATATCCGGAAGACTGCCAGCGCATCGAAGAACTGACCAACAAATGGATCCAAGGTTCGCTTCCCTCCTTGCTTGAAGACCCGCGTTACGCCTTACTGAACGCAAAGCGCCTTGTCGAGATGGTCATCGACATCATCGCTGCAGTGGAACTATTGCACCAAGCCAAACGCTCCGAGGGAAAGCGCCTGGCAGCGCGGAGTTTTCTCGATCGCCGGGCCCTGGCCATCGAAATGGGTGCGCGCAGAATTCAAAGCGGCGACGTGAAGCGGTTGACGCGCTACGACAAAATTCTCGGCATCGATGCGGAGGCTGCACCGACTCCATGA
- a CDS encoding HEAT repeat domain-containing protein, with translation MRSSLRRTRWLWLHWQYASLLAVLLWVMPMLASAQFTSRTMQQRNKAQSGSFDEHIRKLNNADPDVRFEAVRQLANSRDKKAVEYLIQSVGDPDVRVRAKAIEALGEMRAADATQVLVQQLFLRTSEPALKQRILAALGKIGDPRAARPLLEFLQLDLDLATKGTAIYALGEIGSVEALDVLQQLANTEQDPTLRRLAQEATAKIEYYQSSKAREAKGPTDTFLPKPPRQQPQ, from the coding sequence ATGCGGTCGAGTTTGAGGCGGACCCGGTGGCTCTGGCTGCACTGGCAGTACGCATCGCTGCTGGCCGTACTGCTCTGGGTCATGCCGATGCTTGCTAGCGCGCAGTTTACAAGCCGCACGATGCAGCAAAGGAACAAGGCGCAAAGCGGTTCCTTTGACGAGCATATTCGCAAACTGAACAATGCGGACCCAGATGTGCGTTTCGAAGCCGTGCGGCAACTGGCAAATTCCCGCGATAAGAAGGCGGTGGAATACCTGATCCAATCCGTGGGGGATCCGGATGTGCGCGTGCGCGCCAAGGCCATTGAAGCCTTGGGCGAAATGCGTGCGGCCGATGCCACGCAGGTGCTCGTGCAGCAACTATTCTTGCGAACGAGCGAGCCGGCGCTCAAACAGCGAATTTTAGCTGCCTTAGGAAAGATTGGAGATCCGCGCGCCGCACGCCCGCTGCTGGAATTCCTGCAACTCGATTTGGACCTGGCCACTAAAGGCACCGCAATTTATGCGCTTGGTGAGATTGGTTCCGTGGAGGCGTTGGACGTGCTCCAGCAGCTCGCTAATACCGAGCAGGACCCGACGCTCCGCCGCTTGGCTCAGGAGGCGACCGCGAAGATCGAATACTATCAGTCTTCGAAAGCACGCGAGGCGAAAGGCCCGACGGATACATTTCTCCCAAAGCCGCCGCGGCAGCAGCCGCAGTGA
- a CDS encoding MFS transporter has translation MSLAASSTEPVADERPELRTAAPDGERVSLRTLLVYGAPSFAGAAMLVPILIHMPKFYSDVVLVPLGYLAIAIAVARAIDALADPFFGWLTDHSTRFGRRLPYIALWSPLCALAFFALFDPPRSLSPQAAAVWFGTMFVLYSVFHTAYGLPYWALGAELTLDYHERSKLFGVREGFSILGTICASVAPGILVGYFGFNDRQAFGWIGIVFAVLLVIACYAVVAFVRERAEFAERTSNPFAPGIRRALRNQPFRILLATYVVSSITGAIPGTLMPYYNAYVLRPTNEAGWLAILLAVYFSAAFICLPGWIFLARRVGKKGAWLASFFMGITGGAALFFLGPGDLAPAVLLVAWAGSSFGAGLFLGPAMQADVIDYDELHTGRRREAQYSAFWSMLPKLVAIPSAAVPIAILGSIGYVPNQPQTPEVVFAIKAIFALTPAAFACLAFLIALRFPISEQVHREILRGIALHREGYPAIDPLTGRTLPPPSQRVVDEQMGWFLDYFSRRELLSYLEGSATAPIRSAWRSALGALVCGVTALVFAFSQVRSLDVDPGAIPVLAVVGSGFCVALAAFHASRLPAARELARKQIPASVIEAHLNGQRH, from the coding sequence ATGAGTCTCGCCGCTTCGTCGACGGAGCCCGTTGCAGACGAACGTCCGGAACTCAGGACCGCTGCACCCGACGGCGAGCGCGTCTCGCTGCGCACGCTGTTGGTTTACGGAGCGCCCAGTTTTGCTGGCGCGGCCATGCTCGTGCCAATTCTCATTCACATGCCGAAATTCTACTCGGACGTTGTGCTCGTCCCACTCGGGTACCTCGCGATTGCCATCGCAGTGGCCCGCGCGATCGATGCACTCGCGGATCCGTTTTTCGGCTGGCTTACTGACCACAGCACCCGCTTCGGGCGCCGACTTCCCTACATCGCCCTCTGGTCTCCACTCTGCGCGTTGGCGTTTTTTGCGCTCTTCGATCCGCCGCGCTCGCTTTCGCCACAAGCCGCCGCAGTTTGGTTCGGCACCATGTTCGTCCTGTACTCCGTGTTCCACACGGCGTATGGGCTTCCCTATTGGGCATTGGGCGCAGAACTCACTCTAGACTACCATGAGCGTTCGAAACTCTTTGGCGTACGCGAGGGGTTCAGCATTCTCGGCACCATTTGCGCTTCGGTCGCCCCCGGGATTCTGGTCGGTTACTTTGGCTTCAACGACCGCCAAGCCTTCGGCTGGATTGGCATCGTCTTCGCCGTGCTTCTCGTCATTGCCTGCTATGCCGTGGTGGCGTTTGTGCGTGAGCGCGCGGAGTTCGCAGAGCGCACCTCGAATCCATTCGCACCGGGCATCAGGCGGGCATTGCGCAACCAACCCTTTCGCATCTTGCTCGCAACGTATGTGGTGTCGAGCATCACGGGGGCAATCCCGGGCACGCTCATGCCGTACTACAACGCTTACGTTCTCCGCCCCACAAACGAAGCCGGATGGTTGGCCATTTTGCTCGCCGTCTACTTCTCGGCTGCGTTCATTTGCTTACCCGGCTGGATTTTTCTCGCTCGGCGCGTGGGCAAGAAAGGCGCGTGGCTCGCCAGCTTTTTCATGGGCATCACTGGAGGGGCAGCGCTATTTTTCCTCGGCCCGGGAGACCTTGCTCCCGCAGTCCTTCTAGTCGCTTGGGCCGGTTCGAGCTTTGGGGCGGGATTGTTTCTCGGACCAGCAATGCAAGCCGACGTCATCGACTACGACGAGTTACACACGGGAAGACGGCGCGAGGCTCAGTACTCCGCGTTTTGGAGCATGCTCCCCAAGCTGGTCGCGATTCCAAGCGCCGCGGTTCCCATCGCCATTCTGGGGTCGATCGGCTACGTGCCCAATCAACCGCAGACACCCGAGGTGGTGTTTGCCATCAAGGCTATCTTTGCCCTGACACCCGCAGCCTTTGCCTGCCTTGCCTTCCTCATTGCTCTCCGTTTCCCCATTTCCGAGCAAGTGCACCGCGAAATTCTGCGCGGCATTGCGCTCCACCGCGAGGGTTACCCGGCAATCGACCCGCTGACGGGCCGCACCCTCCCTCCGCCCAGTCAGCGTGTTGTGGACGAACAGATGGGCTGGTTCCTGGATTACTTCTCTCGTCGAGAACTCCTCTCCTACCTGGAGGGCTCGGCCACGGCACCCATCAGGTCGGCATGGCGGTCAGCACTGGGGGCACTCGTGTGCGGAGTTACGGCGCTCGTCTTTGCCTTCAGCCAAGTGCGGAGCTTGGATGTTGACCCCGGCGCCATCCCTGTGCTCGCAGTGGTCGGTAGCGGCTTTTGTGTTGCACTCGCGGCCTTCCACGCCTCGCGACTCCCTGCCGCGCGTGAACTCGCCCGCAAGCAGATCCCTGCATCTGTGATCGAAGCTCATTTGAATGGCCAGCGCCACTGA
- the thiD gene encoding bifunctional hydroxymethylpyrimidine kinase/phosphomethylpyrimidine kinase: MVPRALSIAGSDSSGGAGIQADLKTFTVFRVYGMTAVTALTAQNTSGVEAVMVMPADFVAAQIRAVVDDLGPAPTKTGMLATAEIIDTVAAAVERYGLQPLVVDPVMVAQSGASLLEPEAVATLRSRLLPLATLVTPNVPEAETLLGRRIRSVADMREAARALVELGAGSCLLKGGHLEGERAIDVFDDGRQATLLEAPRIATPHTHGTGCQLSAAIVAGLAKGMVLGEAVQLAKQFIQRAIASALPLGRGRGPANALAWLAS, encoded by the coding sequence ATGGTGCCACGTGCCCTTTCCATTGCTGGCTCGGACTCTAGCGGCGGGGCGGGAATTCAAGCGGATCTCAAAACCTTCACGGTGTTCCGTGTCTACGGTATGACCGCCGTCACTGCCCTAACCGCGCAGAACACCTCTGGAGTGGAGGCTGTGATGGTCATGCCGGCCGACTTTGTCGCGGCGCAAATTCGCGCCGTGGTCGATGATCTCGGTCCGGCACCCACGAAAACTGGGATGTTGGCCACCGCCGAGATCATCGACACCGTGGCTGCTGCGGTGGAGCGCTACGGGTTGCAGCCCTTGGTGGTGGATCCAGTCATGGTTGCGCAAAGTGGTGCTTCCCTTTTGGAGCCCGAAGCTGTTGCCACGCTGCGCTCTCGCCTACTGCCGCTCGCGACCCTGGTCACGCCCAACGTACCAGAGGCGGAAACGTTGCTCGGCCGTCGGATCCGATCGGTTGCGGATATGCGAGAAGCCGCACGCGCACTCGTGGAACTGGGAGCTGGAAGTTGCCTGTTGAAAGGTGGGCATTTGGAAGGCGAGCGCGCGATCGACGTGTTCGATGACGGGCGGCAGGCGACTCTTTTGGAAGCCCCCCGTATCGCGACTCCACACACCCATGGCACTGGTTGTCAACTTTCGGCGGCAATTGTGGCTGGCCTAGCCAAAGGCATGGTTCTGGGTGAAGCCGTGCAGTTGGCTAAACAGTTCATTCAGCGGGCAATTGCGAGCGCGCTGCCGCTCGGTCGAGGGCGCGGACCCGCGAACGCCCTGGCGTGGCTCGCTTCTTGA
- the glpX gene encoding class II fructose-bisphosphatase: MSFEGLLSREFLRVVEEAAIAAARTMGQGDRKRSDRVAVEAMRKAMDALPMRGTVVIGEGERDEAPMLYIGERVGRQRDDDPEVDIAVDPLEGTNLCATGAPGAIAVLAAANKGGLLHAPDCYMEKIIVGPAARGAVHLDATVKENLTAIAQRLDRSVRDLVVIVLDRPRHEKLIEDIRSAGARIRLISDGDLSAGISAAIRRTNVHAVMGIGGAPEGVLTAAALRCLNGGMEGRLVPAKPGAEERKKFEERLRGMGITDPNRIYTERDLAPGPDILFAATGVTDGALLRGVRFFGHGARTYSVVMTLRERIIRFVDTVHLDGSPDAVVEF, from the coding sequence GTGTCTTTCGAAGGGTTGCTGTCGCGAGAATTTTTGCGTGTTGTTGAGGAAGCGGCAATTGCCGCCGCCCGCACCATGGGGCAAGGAGACCGCAAGCGCTCCGACCGAGTGGCGGTAGAGGCAATGCGCAAAGCGATGGACGCACTGCCGATGCGCGGTACCGTCGTGATTGGCGAAGGAGAACGCGACGAGGCTCCCATGTTGTACATCGGCGAGCGCGTCGGCCGCCAACGCGACGACGACCCGGAGGTGGATATCGCTGTCGATCCCTTAGAGGGCACGAATCTGTGCGCAACGGGAGCACCGGGGGCGATTGCCGTCTTAGCTGCTGCCAACAAGGGGGGCCTCTTGCACGCGCCCGATTGCTACATGGAGAAAATCATCGTCGGGCCGGCTGCGCGCGGGGCTGTGCATCTCGATGCCACGGTAAAAGAAAACCTGACCGCCATCGCCCAGCGCCTCGATCGCTCGGTGCGCGACCTGGTGGTCATTGTGCTCGACCGCCCGCGGCACGAAAAGCTCATCGAAGACATTCGCAGCGCTGGGGCGCGCATTCGCTTAATTAGCGACGGTGATCTCTCAGCAGGAATTTCGGCGGCCATCCGCCGCACGAACGTACACGCGGTGATGGGAATCGGCGGCGCCCCGGAAGGGGTGCTCACCGCTGCTGCACTGCGCTGCCTCAACGGCGGCATGGAGGGGCGGCTCGTACCAGCCAAACCTGGGGCGGAAGAACGGAAAAAATTCGAAGAACGCCTGCGCGGAATGGGTATTACCGACCCGAATCGGATATACACCGAGCGTGATCTCGCCCCCGGCCCGGACATCCTCTTCGCCGCCACCGGTGTGACCGACGGCGCACTGCTGCGTGGCGTGCGCTTCTTCGGGCATGGTGCTCGCACCTACTCCGTGGTCATGACCTTGCGCGAACGCATTATTCGGTTCGTCGACACGGTGCATCTGGACGGCTCTCCGGATGCGGTGGTTGAGTTCTGA
- the prfB gene encoding peptide chain release factor 2 (programmed frameshift), with protein sequence MEELAHRINTLGAIFDVAGRERRLAELDALAASPEFWNDRERAREVQRERAELQRLVETWHELTRQLEDARVLLEFAREGDAESLQELKRLLAQLRERTERLELERLLSGEHDSGNAILTIHPGAGGLEAQDWAEMLLRMYLRWAERRGFKTEILDLQPGEGAGIKSATVAVEGPYAYGYLKAEVGVHRLVRISPFDANARRHTSFASVFVYPDLGEDIEIEIDEKDLRIDTFRASGAGGQHVNKTDSAVRITHIPTGIVVTCQNERSQYKNKSMAMRILRARLYELELKKRQEQIAELTESQRDIAWGNQIRSYVLQPYRLVKDHRTGVEIGNADAVLDGEIDPFIEAYLRKQASESAPQKK encoded by the exons ATGGAAGAGTTAGCGCACCGCATCAACACACTC GGAGCTATCTTTGACGTTGCCGGACGCGAACGCCGCCTCGCGGAACTAGACGCACTGGCGGCCTCCCCCGAATTTTGGAACGATCGTGAGCGCGCCCGTGAAGTGCAGCGGGAGCGCGCCGAGCTTCAGCGTTTGGTCGAGACTTGGCACGAGCTAACGCGGCAACTGGAAGACGCACGCGTTCTACTCGAATTTGCGCGGGAGGGAGACGCCGAGTCACTCCAAGAGCTTAAGCGGCTTCTCGCCCAACTCCGTGAGCGAACCGAACGCCTTGAGCTAGAGCGGCTGCTGTCGGGCGAGCACGATAGTGGCAACGCCATTCTCACCATCCACCCAGGCGCCGGCGGCCTAGAAGCTCAGGATTGGGCGGAAATGTTACTGCGCATGTATCTGCGTTGGGCCGAGCGCCGGGGCTTCAAAACCGAGATTTTAGATTTGCAACCGGGCGAAGGTGCGGGAATTAAGAGCGCGACTGTTGCCGTCGAGGGCCCATACGCATACGGATATCTAAAGGCAGAAGTCGGGGTGCATCGTTTAGTTCGGATATCACCCTTCGATGCGAATGCGCGCCGGCACACGTCTTTCGCATCGGTGTTCGTCTACCCCGATTTGGGCGAGGATATTGAGATCGAGATCGACGAAAAGGACTTGCGCATCGACACCTTCCGAGCCAGTGGGGCGGGCGGGCAACACGTGAACAAAACCGACTCCGCGGTGCGCATCACTCACATTCCCACCGGAATTGTGGTCACCTGCCAGAACGAACGCTCCCAATACAAGAACAAGTCGATGGCGATGCGAATCTTGCGCGCTCGCCTTTACGAGCTCGAGCTCAAGAAGCGACAAGAGCAGATTGCAGAACTGACCGAGTCGCAACGGGACATTGCTTGGGGAAACCAAATCCGCTCGTACGTCCTCCAACCGTACCGCTTAGTGAAGGACCACCGTACAGGAGTGGAAATCGGCAACGCCGACGCGGTGTTAGACGGTGAAATCGATCCCTTCATCGAGGCCTATTTACGCAAACAGGCGAGCGAGTCCGCACCACAGAAGAAATGA
- a CDS encoding AMIN domain-containing protein: protein MKRSAILVLASILALGAFGCSRLMRPEQSNVGAVAASPLLLRQVQVVSGAEQGGKAVILRLSRAPDVVRHEGKARPARVVIEASAVNAGEDLPERTIPQADPDLKGVRVLRKGGVLRVTLELSRDEPPPYSVREMADWILIQLGTPRSSS from the coding sequence ATGAAGAGAAGCGCAATACTGGTCCTCGCCTCTATTCTCGCGCTTGGCGCTTTCGGTTGCTCAAGGCTCATGCGGCCGGAGCAAAGCAACGTTGGTGCGGTAGCCGCTAGTCCCTTGCTTTTGCGGCAGGTGCAGGTGGTGAGCGGGGCCGAGCAAGGTGGAAAAGCAGTGATCCTGCGCTTGTCGCGAGCGCCGGATGTTGTGCGGCACGAAGGCAAAGCCCGGCCGGCGCGCGTGGTCATCGAAGCCTCGGCGGTGAATGCCGGTGAGGATCTCCCGGAACGAACGATTCCACAAGCCGATCCGGACTTGAAGGGTGTGAGGGTATTGCGAAAAGGCGGCGTGCTGCGGGTGACACTGGAACTGTCGCGGGATGAGCCGCCACCGTACTCGGTGCGCGAAATGGCTGATTGGATCCTCATTCAGCTCGGGACGCCGAGGAGCAGTAGCTAA
- a CDS encoding metallophosphoesterase, producing MVAWLASTLAQAGCAWLGMPVVCGCLSAGDAPAPHLPSVPLGRLVVLGDFGADFQGRNRNVAEAVRDFLDSSTNSNPPALVLLLGDNFYPRGLVGVEGHCNAATTHPEALRQQIEAVLGPYAFFRERGIPVVAVAGNHDHGCGPVALANQAQLDQFLPTEQRWGPLWRFHHGAPQALELEAARVQILLLDSEPMLQDRLALAASIRELATIVQRDHAQYAWRIVAAHHPLRTFGTHDGTFPEGLRKPFSFTLFPVHFLAAAGLPPFSGLSQDAYSFRYQRYRRALEQAFREHPGAVDLFLAGHDHSLQFLPPSERGLPFELIVGSGAYCSPVRKNPKAVFAAAKHGFAVLDFGPEHLLVRIYGTTPCAHKEICPAGSGKAYLLYETVLHRNGATGSTE from the coding sequence ATGGTTGCGTGGCTCGCTTCTACCCTGGCACAAGCGGGCTGCGCTTGGTTGGGGATGCCGGTGGTTTGCGGATGCTTATCGGCGGGAGATGCGCCCGCACCGCATCTGCCATCGGTGCCGCTCGGTCGGCTCGTGGTTCTTGGAGACTTTGGTGCTGACTTCCAAGGACGGAACCGGAACGTGGCCGAAGCGGTGCGCGATTTCCTCGACTCCAGCACAAACAGCAATCCCCCCGCCCTCGTCTTGCTCCTCGGGGATAATTTCTACCCGCGTGGGCTTGTCGGGGTCGAAGGTCACTGCAACGCAGCCACCACCCATCCCGAAGCCCTGCGGCAGCAGATCGAAGCTGTCCTGGGACCCTATGCGTTTTTCCGCGAGCGGGGGATCCCCGTCGTCGCCGTTGCTGGGAACCACGATCATGGGTGTGGCCCAGTCGCTCTCGCCAACCAAGCGCAATTGGACCAGTTTCTACCAACCGAGCAACGCTGGGGTCCGCTGTGGCGCTTCCACCACGGCGCCCCGCAGGCGCTCGAACTCGAGGCGGCACGGGTCCAAATCCTGTTGCTGGACAGCGAACCCATGCTGCAAGATCGGCTCGCTCTGGCAGCATCGATCAGAGAGTTGGCAACCATCGTTCAGCGCGATCACGCGCAATACGCGTGGCGCATTGTTGCGGCCCACCATCCCCTTCGTACGTTCGGAACCCACGACGGCACCTTCCCGGAGGGTCTCCGCAAGCCATTCAGCTTCACCCTGTTCCCCGTTCACTTCCTTGCTGCGGCCGGCTTGCCGCCGTTTTCCGGGCTCTCCCAAGATGCCTACTCGTTCCGTTACCAGCGTTATCGGCGTGCACTCGAGCAGGCGTTCCGGGAACACCCGGGGGCGGTGGATCTATTCTTGGCGGGCCACGATCACAGCTTGCAGTTCCTGCCGCCAAGCGAGCGAGGCCTGCCATTCGAACTCATTGTCGGCAGCGGTGCATATTGCTCGCCGGTACGGAAGAACCCAAAGGCGGTTTTTGCAGCAGCAAAACACGGCTTTGCGGTGCTGGACTTCGGCCCGGAGCACCTTCTTGTGCGCATTTACGGAACGACGCCTTGCGCCCACAAAGAGATTTGCCCTGCCGGCAGTGGAAAGGCATATTTGCTTTACGAAACAGTTCTCCATCGCAACGGAGCGACGGGCTCGACCGAGTAA
- a CDS encoding SDR family oxidoreductase: MKRLEGEVALVTGGASGIGRASAEKLAALGAAVAIADRNAEGAEQVANLLREAGSPALAVAMDVTSRSAVQEGVEQVRSAFGPISILVSAAGWDRMEPFTQNSPELWEQLVAINLMGPIFVARAVIDDMIHAERGRLVFVSSDAARVGSSGEAVYAAAKGGVISFAKTLARELARYRITVNVVCPGPTETRLLEEVTRTEAGAKIIAAITRAVPLGRLAKPEEVAAAIAFFASPDASFVTGQVLSVSGGLTMVG; this comes from the coding sequence ATGAAACGGCTTGAGGGCGAAGTGGCATTGGTGACGGGTGGCGCGAGTGGCATCGGGCGCGCCTCTGCGGAAAAATTGGCCGCTCTGGGAGCCGCCGTTGCGATTGCTGACCGCAACGCAGAAGGGGCGGAGCAGGTGGCAAATTTGTTGCGCGAAGCCGGAAGCCCAGCGCTGGCCGTGGCCATGGATGTGACGAGTCGCTCTGCGGTGCAGGAAGGGGTGGAACAGGTTCGGAGCGCCTTCGGACCAATCTCGATCCTCGTCAGCGCCGCTGGTTGGGACCGGATGGAGCCCTTCACGCAGAACTCTCCGGAACTTTGGGAGCAGCTTGTTGCCATCAACCTCATGGGTCCGATTTTTGTGGCTCGCGCGGTCATCGACGACATGATCCATGCAGAGCGTGGCCGGCTCGTGTTTGTCAGTTCCGACGCTGCCCGAGTGGGCAGTAGTGGCGAAGCGGTGTATGCTGCCGCCAAGGGTGGAGTGATTTCCTTTGCCAAGACGTTGGCCCGCGAGCTTGCACGCTATCGGATCACCGTGAATGTTGTCTGCCCCGGGCCGACAGAAACCCGTTTGCTGGAGGAGGTGACGCGCACGGAAGCAGGCGCCAAAATTATCGCGGCGATCACCAGAGCGGTGCCACTGGGCCGATTGGCAAAGCCTGAGGAGGTTGCCGCTGCGATTGCGTTTTTTGCCTCGCCAGACGCGAGTTTCGTTACCGGACAAGTCTTAAGCGTGAGCGGTGGCCTCACCATGGTTGGGTGA